In Diceros bicornis minor isolate mBicDic1 chromosome 24, mDicBic1.mat.cur, whole genome shotgun sequence, the following are encoded in one genomic region:
- the GON7 gene encoding EKC/KEOPS complex subunit GON7 has product MELLGEYVGQDGQQRQLRVPCEAPGDADPFQSLLSGVAQMRELVAELFGPLVQREAQDREAVAPDEALDGDDEDDVEDENNIDNRTNSDGPSAKRPKPPS; this is encoded by the exons ATGGAGCTGTTGGGCGAGTATGTTGGGCAGGACGGGCAGCAGCGGCAGCTGCGGGTGCCCTGTGAGGCGCCCGGCGACGCCGACCCTTTCCAGAGCCTGTTGTCGGGAGTGGCCCAGATGAGGGAGCTGGTGGCCGAGCTCTTCGGCCCCCTGGTACAGCGGGAAGCGCAGGACAGGGAGGCGGTGGCACCGGACGAGGCCTTGGACG gtgatgatgaagatgatgtggAAGATGAAAATAACATTGATAACAGAACTAACTCAGATGGACCATCTGCAAAACGGCCGAAACCACCATCTTAA
- the UBR7 gene encoding putative E3 ubiquitin-protein ligase UBR7, whose amino-acid sequence MAGAEGHAGRQSELEPVVSLVDVLEEDEELENEACAVLGGSDSEKCSYSQGSVKRQALYACSTCTPEGEEPAGICLACSYECHGSHKLFELYTKRNFRCDCGNSKFKNLECKLFPDKAKTNSGNKYNDNFFGLYCICKRPYPDPEDEIPDEMIQCIVCEDWFHGRHLGAIPPESGDFQEMVCQACMKRCSFLWAYAAQLAVTKVSAEDDGLVLNVDGIGDQEVIKPENGDHLDSTLKEDVPEHGKDAVKEVKAEQTNEPCTSSSSESDLQTVFKNQHLNTESQPGCRLQELKAKQFVKKDTATYWPLNWRSKLCTCKDCMKMYGDLDVLFLTDEYDTVLAYENKGKVDQAADRRDPLMDTLNSMNRVQQVELICEYNDLKTELKDYLKRFADEGTVVKREDIQQFFEEFQSKKRRRVDGMQYYCS is encoded by the exons ATGGCTGGAGCGGAGGGGCATGCTGGGCGGCAGTCGGAGCTGGAGCCCGTGGTATCGTTGGTCGACGTGCTTGAGGAGGACGAGGAGCTAGAGAACGAGGCGTGCGCCGTGCTGGGCGGCAGCGACTCCGAGAAGTGCTCCTACTCGCAG GGCTCAGTAAAGAGACAAGCACTGTATGCCTGTAGTACTTGcactccagagggagaagaaccGGCAGGAATTTGCCTAGCTTGCAGTTATGAATGCCATGGAAGTCATAAACTATTTGAACTATACACAAAAAG AAATTTTCGTTGTGATTGTGGAAACAGCAAGTTTAAAAATTTGGAATGCAAATTATTTCCT GACAAAGCAAAGACAAATTCTGGCAATAAGTACAATGACAACTTTTTTGGATTGTACTGCATTTGCAAGAGACCTTATCCTGATCCTGAAGATGAG ATTCCAGATGAGATGATCCAGTGTATAGTCTGTGAAGACTGGTTCCATGGAAGG CATCTTGGTGCCATTCCCCCTGAGAGTGGGGACTTCCAAGAGATGGTGTGCCAGGCTTGTATGAAACGCTGCTCTTTCTTGTGGGCTTATGCTGCGCAATTGGCAG TAACCAAAGTATCTGCTGAGGATGATGGGTTGGTGCTGAATGTTGATGGAATTGGTGATCAGGAAGTTATCAAACCTGAAAATGGAGATCATCTAGATAGTACCCTCAAAGAGGATGTTCCAGAACATGGAAAGGATGCTGTCAAAGAAGTTAAAGCAGAGCAGACTAACGAACCATGTACCAGCTCTAGTTCCGAATCTGATCTCCAG ACGGTGTTTAAGAATCAACATCTCAACACAGAGTCACAGCCTGGCTGCAGACTTCAGGAGCTTAAAGCTAAGCAGTTTGTAAAGAAAGACACTGCCACCTATTGGCCCCTGAACTGGCGTAGCAAGTTATGTACCTGCAAAGACTGTATG aaaatgtatggCGATCTAGATGTCCTGTTCCTGACAGATGAATATGACACAGTTCTGGCTTATGAAAACAAGGGCAAGGTCGACCAGGCGGCTGACAGGAGGGACCCTCTGATGGACACCCTGAACAGCATGAACAGAGTCCAGCAAGTGGAACTGATTTGTG aATATAATGACTTGAAGACTGAACTTAAAGACTATCTCAAGAGATTTGCTGATGAAGGCACG GTTGTTAAGAGAGAGGACATCCAGCAGTTCTTTGAAGAATTTCAgtcaaaaaagagaagaagagtgGATGGGATGCAGTATTATTGCAGCTAG